A stretch of the Notamacropus eugenii isolate mMacEug1 chromosome 2, mMacEug1.pri_v2, whole genome shotgun sequence genome encodes the following:
- the ARHGDIA gene encoding rho GDP-dissociation inhibitor 1 isoform X2 yields MAEQEPTAEQLAQIAAENEEDEHSVNYKPPAQKSIQEIQELDKDDESLRKYKEALLGSVTVSADPNTPNVIVTRLTLVCSTAPGPLELDLTGDLESFKKQSFVLKEGVEYRIKISFQVNREIVSGMKYIQHTYRKGVKIDKTDYMVGSYGPRAEEYEFLTPVEEAPKGMLARGSYNIKSRFTDDDKTDHLSWEWNLTIKKEWKD; encoded by the exons ATGGCAGAACAGGAACCTACAGCAGAGCAGCTGGCTCAGATTGCAGCTGAGAATGAGGAGGATGAACATTCTGTCAACTATAAGCCCCCAGCACAGAAGAGCATCCAGGAGATCCAGGAACTGGACAAGGATGATGAGAGCCTTCGGAAGTATAAAGAGGCCCTGTTGGGCAGTGTGACTGTTTCTGCTG ATCCCAATACTCCTAATGTCATTGTGACGCGCTTGACCCTGGTGTGTAGCACTGCGCCTGGTCCCTTGGAATTAGATCTGACCG GTGACTTGGAGAGCTTCAAGAAGCAGTCATTTGTGCTGAAGGAGGGTGTGGAGTATCGGATAAAAATCTCCTTCCAG GTGAATAGGGAGATCGTATCAGGCATGAAGTACATCCAGCACACTTACAGAAAAGGCGTCAAGA TTGACAAAACTGACTACATGGTGGGCAGTTATGGGCCTCGAGCAGAAGAATATGAGTTCCTGACCCCTGTGGAGGAGGCTCCCAAGGGAATGCTGGCTCGAGGCAGCTACAACATCAAGTCTCGGTTCACAGATGATGACAAGACGGATCATCTCTCCTGGGAGTGGAACCTCACCATTAAAAAGGAGTGGAAGGACTGA
- the ARHGDIA gene encoding rho GDP-dissociation inhibitor 1 isoform X1 gives MGYSRFSTPNQLVSMAEQEPTAEQLAQIAAENEEDEHSVNYKPPAQKSIQEIQELDKDDESLRKYKEALLGSVTVSADPNTPNVIVTRLTLVCSTAPGPLELDLTGDLESFKKQSFVLKEGVEYRIKISFQVNREIVSGMKYIQHTYRKGVKIDKTDYMVGSYGPRAEEYEFLTPVEEAPKGMLARGSYNIKSRFTDDDKTDHLSWEWNLTIKKEWKD, from the exons ATGGGGTACAGCCG GTTTTCAACACCCAATCAGTTGGTGAGCATGGCAGAACAGGAACCTACAGCAGAGCAGCTGGCTCAGATTGCAGCTGAGAATGAGGAGGATGAACATTCTGTCAACTATAAGCCCCCAGCACAGAAGAGCATCCAGGAGATCCAGGAACTGGACAAGGATGATGAGAGCCTTCGGAAGTATAAAGAGGCCCTGTTGGGCAGTGTGACTGTTTCTGCTG ATCCCAATACTCCTAATGTCATTGTGACGCGCTTGACCCTGGTGTGTAGCACTGCGCCTGGTCCCTTGGAATTAGATCTGACCG GTGACTTGGAGAGCTTCAAGAAGCAGTCATTTGTGCTGAAGGAGGGTGTGGAGTATCGGATAAAAATCTCCTTCCAG GTGAATAGGGAGATCGTATCAGGCATGAAGTACATCCAGCACACTTACAGAAAAGGCGTCAAGA TTGACAAAACTGACTACATGGTGGGCAGTTATGGGCCTCGAGCAGAAGAATATGAGTTCCTGACCCCTGTGGAGGAGGCTCCCAAGGGAATGCTGGCTCGAGGCAGCTACAACATCAAGTCTCGGTTCACAGATGATGACAAGACGGATCATCTCTCCTGGGAGTGGAACCTCACCATTAAAAAGGAGTGGAAGGACTGA